The genomic DNA GGTCTCAAGCAGTTGGCGCGTGCTGACTGGATGTCCGCTCGGGCTGGCATTGACCTCAAAGTGGATTTTGTCGACAGGTTTGATTGACTGGACTGATAAAAGTGCACACGTTACAATAGCAAAGAGTAATACAAAAAATGCTTTTACAGGCTGACACAATAGCATagcaaaatattattttactttgataataatgcaaaaaacccaaataatgaattaaaaaacgcaattaaatcttgtttttgctGACCTGCAGTGGTTTATTTTGCTGAAGTGAAGTAAACAGGTACTCCAGGGTGTATCAGTACACAGTGAAATCACTCTTAGGTGTGGTTACAGGTGCTTATTGTGACTCAAATAAGTTTAGCAGTGTGACACAAGTTGTTTGCCTGAACTGatacatatttgttatgttcTCGTGGGCATATGTAAGTGTGCTATTTTGAATAGTACAGTACTGTATGATGCAAAATGCTGGACCTGTTGTGCATACCTGGTACTACTTTGAATGCCATGTGGGTGTATCCCAGGAAATAGTACAGGGGGTATTCATCATGATAATATTCTCTCCTGAACTCAGACTCCACACACAGACCAACTCCGTAAATGTTGCTCTCAGCACACATGTTGTCTCTTTGATTCCAGGTGTTTGTTGTCAGGGTCTGTTGGATTGGTTGAAAGTCACAAAGACATCAATCTGCTTTGAGTTCAGTAAATgttaattagttagttagttcaATCTGCCAAAGGTTTTGGACTGTACCTGATCTGAATCAGGTTTCACAGCTGTGGGCCCACTGTGGACGACTTCAGCATTGGAGTCAATAGGATTTGGTATTATTGGAGTCATTTTAGCCAATTCTGGCTCTTCAATGTTCCTGGTGACTGCATACACATTGGAGCTGTTGGTTGGAAAGGAAAATAAGAACTTCTGGACTTGGCACGCAGGCTGCATtgttaaaggtgcagtgtgtaggattttcATTAGTCTCCCTTAgtcacctgaaaataagaattattgtgtttttgttaccttTGAATGAggcatttatatttacatacagaGTCCACTGTGTTGCACCAGCTTGTTTCTACTGTAGGCCAAAATGGATAAACCAAACACCGGTTTCAGCAAGGACCTGTCAAGCTTTTACATTACCTCAAGGCCACCGTAGTCCTTTAACACGCTTGTAAAGGGACCGGTGAGAGGAGGGGTAGTcatcactagatgccactaagtGTTATAGACTGCTGCTTCAATAGAAAAATTGTCACTCTGCGTGCTAGGTGCTGTTGATTTGGATTCTTAGTGTGACGACTGGATTCAGTTTAACTTCATTTCGAGGTTGGTTTGCGAGTCAATACATATGTGAGGAGAACTATTTTTACTCCTGTGCACTGCACGCACAgatcatttattaatattttcagTCTACTGAGATGCAGTATGTAAAATAACTGGAACCAATTAGTCTTGATGTCGTGCTCTACTTTGCTAACGCAGAACTGTCTGGCCGTCTTGTTAGGGAGGAAGAGCCATGATTTTATGATTGACATACAAAAATTGCATTTGGAAATTAGACATACTTGACTGAATAGATAGCAATATCTTCTTTGCATGAAGGGAAGTCAAGTTCAAACTTCTTTTCTGCGATGTTGATCTTGACAGTAAACTTCCACGGGATTGAAAGAGGTGTTTTGGCTTTGAACTCGGAACCACATTGGAAGAGCTCCGTGTTGATTCCGTAGTAAACCCAGAAATCCTTTGTAAAACTAAAAAGGAAGAGGTCAATTCAGTAGTTGTAAAGCCACACAattaatatagatataataCAAAGGCAGTTTGGGTTGCTAAACATGATAGaagaacacattaaatattttaCCCAATAAAACCATCAGTCTCCAGGGAAATGTCAGAAGTAAGCAGTTGTCCAAGCTGTCCATTCAGTGGTGGATTTGTTGTGGCTTTGGCTATGTAAGaaaaacagactttaataaCGGTTTAGataaaaaaagtcattaatCAATACTAATCTGATTTCTAAGGTGTCATACGCAGTATGATTTGACTCATCACCATTTACAGTGATTCCACTGATGGACTCATAATATTTGCTTATCTCCAGTGGGAGACCCAGGATGGTAGCTTGGAAGTAGCGAACCTCAACGATTAAGTAAGGCTTTGTCCAATGCCATGACACTCCTCTCTGTAGACTCTCAATCACGACCCACAGAGAACTGCCTTTCCCTGCAGAAAGACTGACACTCTACAAGTAGGATCGCAAGAGAACAGCATGTAAGAGGCTTCGTACGCACATGGTCCGTTTACCTGACTGAACTGTTTTCACTCATTCTCTCACCTTGATGAGGGCGTCGATGGTCTCTTTCTTGAGATCAGCGTAGAACCACTCTTGTCCAGAGACCCGTGAATAGGCAGTCATGATGGGCTTATCATTGGGCAGAACTTCCCAGTTTTTAAGCTGAAAATGATACAGCACAATGgttacacaaacaaataaagctgaCAAAAGAAAGTATTGATGCTGCCGTTATACTCACCACATTGAGAACAGCCTGGAAGTCACTGAAACTGAGATCTCCTTTAAAACCAGGGATGCCGTTACCAAGTAGCTCCACGAGTCCCTCAGCATGTATACCCAACTGCGGCACAGAAAGAAGAGATGATTACTGTTCGACACCTAATCTTCAATTAAATCTTCGATGCAAAACACTGTACCTCCAGGAGCTGCAGAATTCTACCAATAAAGTAAAATTTTCCTTTCATCATGATTTCAGTCGGAAAGATGTTCGTTGCACTTTTCAGCATGAAGACCTCTGTGGCCGTACCAATTAAGAAATCATCTGTATCGTGGAGAAAAATCAAATTGTCATGAAACGGTTTCAGGGAAATCCAAGAGTCTATATTCGGACCATACCATTGAACCAGTCCATGCGCATTGCTTTGCTGTAGTGATAGCTGAGACGGCCAAATCTAGGGGCCAGGATTTTCACGGCTACGTTGCAGGCAGTTGAGCTATTTTAGAGAATACAAAAAATGAATGTTGAAAGCTGGAAATCATTGGAAATGCTGTGGCTCAAACAATCCCACCCAAGTGGTTCttattacattgttttactCACAGGAAGTGGTTGTTTGGAGTACTGGATCTGGAAAAGCTTTTCAAATAGGAGtatgcaaaactaatgacatggAGGTCTTTTTCCTCCTGTAGATGTACAGTCACGATGGACACCAGAGCCATTGAGGGTTTTGTGTCAAACAGGATCATGAAGGCCAGCATGCGAAGCTCAGTGGCAAGCTTCTTCTGCAGGAACAGACTCATGGTGATCTCTTGGACCTGAAAACACaagtattataataattagGACTTTAGAAAGATTGCACGTTTAACCGCCAACTGTTCTGAATTTCTGTTCACAGTCTCATCACATTATTTTCTGAACTGAAGATGAACTTTAAAAAGGCTGATGAATGTAATTGTTGtagatataaatatgtattgtataatGTGACAATAGCATGACTGACTTGCCATGTTCACATGATGGTTAAAGCTAATCTTACCTGCCACAATAAGGCAAATTAAATAAGCTTTACAAGATTAGCATAGTCTGATTTTTGTAAATGGATAATTAATCTGAATCTTACTTTATCACAAGGAAATGTTCGACTTGACTATGGAGCATGTAATTAGCATAAACACAACTTATATAAAAACCTAGTACATAGCTGGTAACAACAATTCTTATTGCTGCATGTTGTATATAGTTACTATCTGGGGGTCCCTGGCAGCTATGAGTCTCATAGACTGCACAGCGGCACTCAGCACACGAGGTGGCAGATCCACAGGCGTGGCAGcaactccggggaggaagcgcATGATGGTTTTAATGCTGCCTGGATGACCTGCGTTCCCCAGAGCTTTCAGAGCGATGACCATGTCAGTGTGGTTGCCATTGCTCAGActttccctggccatgtccagCAGTGGCTAGAACAGATTAGGATTTTCCACACAGATAATTTGTTGATGCTACCAGACAGCCTTCTTGTTTCTCATCACGTAGAAAATTAATTTATGGGACAAAGTGATTTGATTACCTGAACAGCCGCCACAGGACAAGGTGTATAATAGGCACAGTGCTTGTAAACCAGAGAGCCATAGGAAAGCACCACAGTTTGCCACAAATAGACGTTGGATTTACTGAAAGGCATTGTCAGGAACATCTGTaaaaaagagacacatattTTGAGATGATCTGGTATCATTGTGTGGTATTGTCATTCATGCACAATGAGATAATGGGCCCATGGGCACAGACATCCAAAAGGCCCCACCACCTCTCCTACAGGAGCAAGACACAAGGACTTTATAGATGTTtagctttttttatgtttagtgtctctttgtagtcatctctCACGCAACAAATTTCTCTGTCTTTATCATTAACTCACTTTAGCCATCTCAACCAGATCAGGAACAGCCTGGAGATGGTCAAATGCCAGCAACAGGGTCTGCAGAGCTTCATTTGCAGACAAATCTCCAGTCTGGAACCTCGTTTCCAGGAACTTCAGGATTCTGGCATCGTTGACTTCAACAATCATGTCCAAAAACCAACGTCTGATTATTAGTAAAAGGGGAGAAAAATGGATAAATCAGACAATACTAAAGATAAGAATTTACTCTAATAAAGAGcgaaaaatgaaaagataaaagTGTCAAGGACAAGTTCAGATGTCATGTTTAACTGCACTTGAAATACAAGGTGTCGACTACGACCTTAATCCTAACGAGCCAGGCATCACCTTTCTGTCACCGTGCCTCACATGATAATAAATTATTCATCGATGGTAATGTGCCAGACTAAATCCCTTCTGAACGAAGTGGGAGGAGGCTCTCCAATTAGCTATTCAGTTGAGTGGATTAGTATCATATTTGAGAGATGGCCATggactatttttattttttaagtttggTTAAAGGTTATCTACAAAGGCATTTCCCTTTCAAACCTTGCTGCAGTGTTCTCACTGGGTACAAAGACACGCTGAATGAAATCATGTTTGAATTATTGCCTTTCTGAGAAGAGCCATGTTTGAGTAACTGAAATAATTTAGTCAAGGTTAGAGAAGAATCACACGTCTGAGGCTATAAGCTCCATGCACCACCCAACCTCCACAGCATGACCTTGTGCTGTACTCTACGACCTTCACATTACTTCCTGaactaaacattttaatttctcacATTGGCTAGAGATTGGTCTTTTCCTATATGTTTTGAATTTCCATTTAACAAGTGCTTATTGAATCTCTGTTTAGGTCTTTGTTATTCATCATTGGCAACCCACTAACCAAGTCCTCACCGATTCTCTTCATTTCCTGCAAATTGCTTCCACAAGACGTCTAATCCTTCATAAGGTATCACTCGGAGGAGCTGATACAGCTTTATAGTGTCCTCAGATGTTGTGGTGTCAATCTGGTAGCGATTGGCCTCAGCCAGATGCTTGATCAACTCAGCAGCCTGTAAAGAGGAACAGACGTGATGATTCCTTCATTCGTGTTTGTCTGCCACTTTCGAATTGGGTTCTCTGTGCACAAATTATTCTACTTTTGATTTACTTAACTTCGAGAGAAATAGTTGATGCtttttatttcagttgattttCAGAtaaggatttttatttttttattattgtaccGCTCTCGTTgaattgtttcttttattttgaattaactttgtgtgttttttacacAGCTTCCTGCTGCTTTCTGGAGACATTTCATCAAATATGAAGCAGCAGTGTATCCTTATTACCTTTGCTATTGGGTTGTCCAGGTTCTGCATCACAATGGGGACATTGACTTCCGCATCGACAAACTTAAAAACAAGGTTTCCCTTGCTTTCCGTTGACCCGAGCGGGAGGGCTCTCGCTGTGTCATTCACGCTGAGCAGCACCATTTCGGTCCTGCAGGCGAGGTTATGCATAGCAGATGATTTTTATGGCAGTCAAGCATTGTGGGTAAGCGGACATGATGTGTGCAGATATTCCCTTGTCTTACGTCGCTTCCATCTTGAAGTTGCCTCCCTTCACGTTAAAGGGGCTGAAGTTCTGTTGCTCCAGGCCATGAGCCATGGTGATGAGCCCTCCCTCTACTGTCGGCTTGACTGTGTAAACACTTCTCACTGTTGAAACCACAGATTCCCCTCTCTAGATCggaggacacacaaacaaacaaactcaagTTGCACCGACTTTGGTCTGTTTCAATTCTAATTGGTCAGAACAGATGCATAGGAGCTAAA from Cyclopterus lumpus isolate fCycLum1 chromosome 4, fCycLum1.pri, whole genome shotgun sequence includes the following:
- the vtg3 gene encoding vitellogenin 3, phosvitinless, with product MKGLILCCLVALATSQRIRYELGLNPNKTYEYKYVGTVNFGLGIPNLAQSGTRMSCKIKIRGVSEQTFVLQVSDFSSEEFNGVEGKNEFEVSAKLTERIASQLVKPFMFDYVAGHVDNIRSSAEISDTIVNIVRGMLGSFQLTVKITQRIYELEEAGIHGKCQSSYATEINAETNDMTITQVVDVNNCREKAAIYKGLATAVLDPVSRQRGESVVSTVRSVYTVKPTVEGGLITMAHGLEQQNFSPFNVKGGNFKMEATTEMVLLSVNDTARALPLGSTESKGNLVFKFVDAEVNVPIVMQNLDNPIAKAAELIKHLAEANRYQIDTTTSEDTIKLYQLLRVIPYEGLDVLWKQFAGNEENRRWFLDMIVEVNDARILKFLETRFQTGDLSANEALQTLLLAFDHLQAVPDLVEMAKMFLTMPFSKSNVYLWQTVVLSYGSLVYKHCAYYTPCPVAAVQPLLDMARESLSNGNHTDMVIALKALGNAGHPGSIKTIMRFLPGVAATPVDLPPRVLSAAVQSMRLIAARDPQIVQEITMSLFLQKKLATELRMLAFMILFDTKPSMALVSIVTVHLQEEKDLHVISFAYSYLKSFSRSSTPNNHFLSTACNVAVKILAPRFGRLSYHYSKAMRMDWFNDDFLIGTATEVFMLKSATNIFPTEIMMKGKFYFIGRILQLLELGIHAEGLVELLGNGIPGFKGDLSFSDFQAVLNVLKNWEVLPNDKPIMTAYSRVSGQEWFYADLKKETIDALIKSVSLSAGKGSSLWVVIESLQRGVSWHWTKPYLIVEVRYFQATILGLPLEISKYYESISGITVNAKATTNPPLNGQLGQLLTSDISLETDGFIGFTKDFWVYYGINTELFQCGSEFKAKTPLSIPWKFTVKINIAEKKFELDFPSCKEDIAIYSVNSNVYAVTRNIEEPELAKMTPIIPNPIDSNAEVVHSGPTAVKPDSDQTLTTNTWNQRDNMCAESNIYGVGLCVESEFRREYYHDEYPLYYFLGYTHMAFKVVPVQSIKPVDKIHFEVNASPSGHPVSTRQLLETLRRLSMEDNQQVRLSSDSASSERGSHQRPDDNLMEDWNSTPEAVFNVNFFAMNGNQKPEGYDAVFYYTPKPSKSTQLIVSQVGENINWKMCINTTVKPHVEAMANIRWGAECQTYGMSITSENARFPGAKPKINAKIQWTTIPKNLAEVCTRFESYIPGIALLLDFYQKHEKNVKQEISASLVATSADSIDVTIKFPEYTVYRQAIPFPLPPATSTSFNGTSETQQ